One genomic segment of Misgurnus anguillicaudatus chromosome 23, ASM2758022v2, whole genome shotgun sequence includes these proteins:
- the LOC129453558 gene encoding cytochrome b-c1 complex subunit 10, with protein MQKLIKLIGPKYVSIAKAWVPTMVGWGTVGGVGVVYFTDWRLFLDYVPYIRGKFKTDD; from the exons AtgcaaaagttaataaaactgaTTGGACCCAAATATGTCTCAATTGCCAAAGCGTG GGTACCCACGATGGTCGGTTGGGGTACAGTAGGTGGAGTGGGCGTTGTCTACTTCACAGACTGGCGGCTCTTTTTGGATTATGTCCCCTATATCAGAGGCAAATTCAAGACGGACGACTAG